Proteins from one Mesorhizobium sp. M9A.F.Ca.ET.002.03.1.2 genomic window:
- the betC gene encoding choline-sulfatase, translated as MTTKRPNILIIMVDQLNGTLFPDGPADFLHAPHLKALAARSARFCNNYTASPLCAPGRASFMSGQLPSRTEVYDNAAEFASSIPTYAHHLRAAGYHTCLSGKMHFVGPDQLHGFEERLTTDIYPADFGWTPDYRKPGERIDWWYHNLGSVAGAGVAEITNQMEYDDEVAFHAAQKLYDFARVSDDAARRPWCLTVSFTHPHDPYVARRRYWDLYENCPALEPEVGFIPYDEQDPHSQRLYRASDYDSFDITPEQTRRARRGYFANISYLDDKVGELLSVLERTRMLDDTIILFCSDHGDMLGERGLWFKMCFFEGSARVPLMIAGKDVPAALIDAPVSNLDVTPTLCDLAGIDMSAIAPWTDGQSLLPLLDGKTRTAPVLMEYAAEGSNAPMVAIREGRYKFIHCEIDPPQLFDLESDPRELTNLAADPAHASLLAAFSDKVRARWDMAAFDAAVRVSQARRWVVYPALRNGTHYPWEFQPLQKASERYMRNHMNLDNLEESKRYPRGE; from the coding sequence GTGACGACCAAGCGACCCAATATCCTGATCATCATGGTCGATCAGCTCAACGGAACGTTGTTTCCGGATGGACCGGCTGACTTCCTGCATGCGCCGCATCTGAAGGCGCTCGCCGCCCGCTCGGCGCGCTTTTGCAACAACTACACCGCCTCGCCGCTCTGCGCGCCGGGCCGCGCCTCGTTCATGAGCGGCCAGTTGCCGTCGCGCACCGAGGTCTATGACAATGCCGCCGAATTCGCCTCGTCGATCCCGACCTACGCGCATCATCTGCGCGCCGCCGGCTACCACACCTGTCTCTCCGGCAAGATGCATTTCGTCGGGCCGGACCAGTTGCACGGCTTCGAGGAACGGCTGACCACCGACATCTATCCCGCCGATTTCGGCTGGACGCCGGATTATCGCAAGCCCGGCGAGCGGATCGACTGGTGGTATCACAATCTCGGTTCCGTGGCTGGCGCCGGCGTCGCCGAGATCACCAACCAGATGGAGTATGACGACGAGGTCGCCTTCCACGCGGCGCAGAAGCTCTATGATTTCGCCCGCGTTTCCGACGATGCGGCGCGCCGGCCCTGGTGCCTGACCGTTTCCTTCACCCATCCGCACGATCCCTATGTCGCCCGGCGGCGCTATTGGGATCTTTACGAGAACTGCCCGGCGCTCGAGCCTGAAGTGGGCTTCATCCCTTATGACGAACAGGACCCGCATTCGCAGCGGCTCTACCGGGCCAGCGACTACGACAGTTTCGATATCACCCCGGAGCAGACTCGCCGCGCAAGGCGCGGCTATTTCGCCAACATCTCCTATCTCGACGACAAGGTCGGCGAATTGCTGTCGGTGCTCGAGCGCACGCGAATGCTCGACGACACGATCATCCTGTTCTGCTCGGATCACGGCGACATGCTCGGCGAGCGCGGTCTGTGGTTCAAGATGTGCTTTTTCGAAGGCTCGGCGCGGGTGCCGCTGATGATCGCCGGAAAGGACGTCCCAGCCGCCCTGATCGACGCGCCGGTCTCCAATCTCGACGTGACGCCGACGCTTTGCGACCTCGCCGGCATCGATATGAGCGCGATTGCGCCGTGGACCGACGGCCAGTCTCTGCTGCCGCTGCTCGACGGGAAGACCCGCACCGCACCGGTGCTGATGGAATATGCGGCGGAAGGCTCCAACGCGCCGATGGTGGCGATCCGCGAGGGCCGCTACAAATTCATCCATTGCGAGATCGATCCGCCGCAACTGTTTGATCTTGAATCGGATCCGCGGGAGCTGACCAATCTCGCCGCCGATCCGGCGCATGCCTCGCTGCTGGCAGCGTTCAGCGACAAGGTCCGGGCGCGCTGGGACATGGCCGCCTTCGACGCCGCCGTGCGCGTCAGCCAGGCGCGCCGCTGGGTGGTCTATCCGGCGCTGCGTAACGGCACCCACTACCCCTGGGAATTCCAGCCGCTGCAGAAGGCTTCGGAACGCTACATGCGCAACCACATGAACCTTGACAATCTCGAAGAGAGCAAGCGGTATCCGCGAGGCGAATGA
- the betI gene encoding transcriptional regulator BetI: MPKVGMEPLRRRALIDATISAIGERGSLDVTMSEIAGRAGVSSALAHHYFGAKDELLLATMRHILAELTADMRRALRSTSTARQRVSAVVAVNFSDVQFQAETIAAWLAFYVEAQKSPALRRLLKVYARRLHSNLLSGLTGILPRSEADRVAEATAALIDGLYIRRALKDGVPNAATAIALIEDYLETKLSRRNAQ, translated from the coding sequence ATGCCGAAAGTCGGAATGGAGCCATTGCGCCGCAGGGCGCTCATCGACGCGACGATCTCGGCGATCGGCGAGCGCGGTTCGCTTGACGTGACGATGTCGGAAATCGCCGGGCGCGCCGGCGTGTCCTCGGCGCTTGCCCATCACTATTTCGGCGCCAAGGACGAGCTTTTGCTGGCGACGATGCGGCACATCCTGGCCGAGCTGACCGCCGACATGCGGCGGGCGCTTCGATCGACCAGCACGGCACGCCAGCGCGTTTCGGCCGTGGTCGCCGTCAATTTCTCCGACGTCCAGTTCCAGGCCGAAACCATCGCCGCCTGGCTCGCCTTCTATGTCGAGGCGCAGAAATCGCCGGCGCTGCGCCGGCTGCTCAAGGTCTATGCGAGGCGCCTGCATTCCAATCTGTTGAGCGGACTGACCGGTATCCTGCCGAGAAGCGAAGCCGACCGCGTCGCCGAGGCGACGGCTGCGCTGATCGACGGGCTCTATATTAGGCGCGCGCTGAAGGACGGCGTGCCCAATGCCGCGACCGCGATCGCACTGATCGAGGATTATCTCGAAACCAAACTGAGCCGGCGGAACGCACAGTGA
- a CDS encoding MBL fold metallo-hydrolase, whose protein sequence is MIVTSHSDNVLSGTSGAWRIWSLSDGYIEMPADLLRDSQNNPVPQAAEAGPLRLSVNCFALAGPGVDGVLIDSGGGGWASTVGRLEQTMAEASIDPASIKTLALTHTHQDHVYGLLTPDGRVLFPNLRTIVIPEAAVESFFAKAHLAQFRPLLRPVRNGDQVAERLKAVALPGHAPGHTGYTFDTGEDSFLFFGDVVHVPALQFGNPTFSWGYDDDQATARATRLKVFRDAAEAGTWIAGAHLGWPGIGRVVRRGEAYGYEPAAG, encoded by the coding sequence GTGATCGTGACATCCCACAGCGACAACGTTCTCAGCGGTACGTCTGGAGCATGGCGCATCTGGTCGCTCTCGGACGGCTACATCGAGATGCCGGCGGACCTTTTGCGGGACTCGCAGAATAACCCCGTTCCACAAGCTGCGGAGGCAGGGCCGCTTCGCCTGTCAGTCAATTGCTTCGCCCTTGCAGGTCCTGGCGTTGACGGCGTTCTGATCGACAGCGGAGGAGGAGGCTGGGCCTCCACAGTGGGGCGTCTTGAGCAAACCATGGCGGAGGCCAGTATCGACCCGGCTTCGATCAAGACCCTGGCGCTCACCCACACCCATCAGGATCATGTGTACGGGCTTTTGACCCCCGATGGCCGCGTGCTGTTTCCGAACTTGAGGACGATCGTGATTCCCGAGGCAGCTGTGGAGAGCTTCTTCGCCAAGGCGCACCTCGCGCAGTTCCGGCCGCTGCTTAGGCCTGTCCGGAATGGTGACCAGGTGGCCGAGCGATTGAAGGCCGTCGCCTTGCCGGGTCATGCTCCCGGTCATACCGGCTACACGTTTGACACCGGCGAGGACAGTTTCCTGTTCTTCGGGGACGTCGTTCATGTGCCGGCTTTGCAGTTCGGCAATCCCACGTTCAGTTGGGGCTATGACGACGATCAGGCGACGGCACGCGCAACCCGCTTAAAGGTTTTTCGTGACGCGGCCGAGGCGGGAACGTGGATCGCCGGCGCGCACCTTGGCTGGCCGGGAATCGGTCGCGTGGTGCGCCGGGGTGAAGCGTACGGCTATGAGCCGGCAGCGGGATGA
- a CDS encoding AraC family transcriptional regulator translates to MKLWGRPVTRRFPLSNQMTVSPVADPLILAAAARGVQRAITAAGVNSHRVLELAGVDPARIADPLLRLELGDFCRLFDVAARETGDDFFGARFGQALMTPQHFNAVSKLVVSASTVCDALAALAENYRWIQENSRLQFTVHRGFASLEYQICDARILHKHQDAELTIAALCGLIRHFLGSAWQPSETHFEHGRGGLRRDYQRVFGETVFDQNTNAILIDSALLDRPMPQQNARAFAEFRALIRHQLASMDREVDLRSNRDSRLSLLAHMIESQYKVGDASIGAVAKRVGLTVHGLRRQLKDCGVAYDELVLTVRQTAARRYVENSDYDLTTIALMLGYSELSAFSRAFKRWHGQSPSALRSHAAGR, encoded by the coding sequence GTGAAGCTCTGGGGTCGGCCGGTGACAAGGAGATTTCCGCTGTCGAACCAAATGACGGTTTCGCCGGTAGCAGACCCGCTGATCCTGGCCGCTGCGGCGCGCGGTGTTCAACGTGCGATCACCGCAGCCGGCGTCAATTCGCATCGTGTCCTCGAACTTGCAGGCGTCGATCCGGCCAGGATCGCCGATCCCTTGCTGCGTCTCGAGCTCGGGGATTTTTGCCGGTTGTTCGACGTCGCAGCCCGCGAGACCGGTGACGATTTTTTCGGCGCACGTTTTGGACAGGCGTTGATGACGCCGCAGCACTTCAACGCGGTTAGCAAGCTGGTGGTCAGTGCCTCGACGGTTTGCGATGCTCTTGCGGCGCTTGCGGAGAATTACCGCTGGATCCAGGAAAACTCGAGGCTGCAATTCACTGTCCATCGGGGTTTCGCTTCGCTGGAATATCAGATCTGTGACGCCCGCATCTTGCACAAGCATCAGGACGCCGAGTTGACCATCGCTGCCCTCTGCGGCCTCATTCGGCACTTTCTCGGTTCCGCATGGCAGCCATCTGAAACGCATTTCGAACATGGGCGGGGCGGCTTGCGAAGGGACTACCAAAGAGTTTTTGGAGAGACCGTCTTCGATCAGAATACAAATGCAATTCTGATCGATTCGGCGTTGCTCGACCGGCCAATGCCCCAACAAAATGCGCGCGCCTTCGCCGAGTTTCGCGCCTTAATCCGCCACCAGCTCGCTTCTATGGACCGTGAAGTCGACCTGCGCAGCAACCGGGACAGCCGGCTGAGTCTGCTCGCACATATGATCGAAAGCCAGTACAAGGTTGGCGATGCATCCATCGGTGCTGTGGCCAAGCGCGTTGGCCTCACGGTGCATGGTCTTCGCAGGCAACTGAAGGACTGCGGCGTGGCCTATGACGAGCTCGTCCTGACCGTGCGGCAGACCGCGGCGAGACGCTACGTGGAGAACTCCGATTACGATTTGACGACCATCGCGCTCATGCTCGGCTATTCGGAGCTCAGCGCCTTCAGTCGGGCGTTCAAACGCTGGCACGGCCAAAGCCCGAGCGCGCTGCGAAGTCATGCTGCCGGTCGTTAA
- a CDS encoding acetyl-CoA acetyltransferase, with protein MTACIVGWAHSRFGKLEGETLECLITKVATDALDHAGIGPDEVDEIVLGHFNAGFSAQDFTASLVLQADDRLRFKPATRVENACATGSAAVRQGIRAIDANAARIVLVVGAEQMTTTPGPEIGKNLLKASYLPEEGDTPAGFAGVFGKIAQAYFQRYGDQSDALAMIAAKNHKNGVDNPYAQMRKDFGYEFCRHESEKNPFVAGPLKRTDCSLVSDGAAALVLADTATALKMRRAVAFRANEHVQDFLPMSKRDILAFEGCEHAWNQALKKAGVTLDDLSFVETHDCFTIAELIEYEAMGLAKPGEGAKLALDGETAKDGRLPVNPSGGLKAKGHPIGATGVSMHVLSAMQLVGEAGGIQVPGAKLGGIFNMGGAAVANYVSILDRIR; from the coding sequence ATGACAGCATGCATCGTCGGCTGGGCGCATTCGCGCTTCGGCAAGCTCGAAGGCGAGACACTGGAGTGCCTGATCACCAAGGTTGCGACCGACGCGCTCGACCACGCCGGCATCGGTCCGGACGAGGTCGACGAGATCGTGCTCGGCCACTTCAATGCCGGCTTTTCCGCGCAGGATTTCACCGCAAGCCTGGTCCTGCAGGCCGACGACCGGCTGCGTTTCAAGCCGGCGACGCGCGTCGAAAACGCCTGCGCCACCGGCTCGGCCGCAGTCAGGCAAGGCATCCGCGCCATCGACGCCAATGCGGCGCGCATCGTGCTGGTGGTCGGTGCCGAGCAGATGACGACGACGCCTGGTCCCGAAATCGGCAAGAACCTTCTCAAGGCCTCGTATCTGCCGGAAGAAGGCGACACGCCGGCCGGCTTCGCCGGCGTCTTCGGCAAGATCGCGCAGGCCTATTTCCAGCGCTACGGCGACCAGTCCGACGCGCTGGCGATGATCGCCGCCAAGAACCACAAGAACGGCGTCGACAATCCCTACGCTCAGATGCGCAAGGATTTCGGCTACGAGTTCTGCCGGCACGAAAGCGAGAAGAACCCCTTCGTCGCCGGCCCTTTGAAGCGCACCGACTGTTCGCTGGTGTCGGACGGCGCCGCCGCCCTTGTCCTTGCCGACACGGCGACGGCGCTGAAGATGCGCCGCGCGGTCGCCTTCCGCGCCAACGAGCATGTGCAGGATTTCCTGCCGATGTCGAAGCGCGACATCTTGGCGTTCGAAGGCTGCGAGCATGCCTGGAACCAGGCTCTGAAGAAGGCCGGTGTGACGCTCGACGATCTGTCCTTCGTCGAGACGCATGACTGCTTCACTATCGCCGAGCTGATCGAATATGAGGCGATGGGCCTGGCGAAACCGGGCGAGGGCGCAAAACTGGCGCTGGACGGCGAGACGGCGAAGGACGGCCGGCTGCCGGTCAATCCGTCCGGCGGGCTGAAGGCCAAGGGCCACCCGATCGGCGCTACCGGCGTGTCAATGCACGTGCTGAGCGCCATGCAGCTTGTCGGCGAGGCCGGCGGCATCCAGGTGCCGGGAGCAAAGCTTGGCGGCATCTTCAACATGGGGGGTGCCGCGGTCGCCAACTACGTTTCCATTCTCGATCGGATCAGATAG
- a CDS encoding asparaginase: protein MANPVLVEVLRGAVVESAHRGAVAVFDADGKPLLEIGDTARPVFPRSAVKAIQALPLVESGAADAYGFGDRELALACASHSGEPAHVELARAMLAKAGLDRTALECGAHWPSSHDATVALARAGGLPNALHNNCSGKHAGFLCTCVHAGIAHRGYVKSGHASQEMVRDAMQAVTGAVHDAGHCGTDGCSIPTYAVPLRSFALGFARMATGVGFEPVRAKAAKRLLSACMAEPFFVAGTGRTDVALMEAAPGRIFVKGGAEGVYCAALPELGLGIALKCDDGAGRAAESMVAAVIAKLLHADEVLAAKLLELANAPIESRIGTKVGAVRPTAALG from the coding sequence ATGGCAAATCCGGTTCTGGTCGAAGTCTTGCGCGGCGCGGTGGTCGAGAGCGCCCATCGTGGCGCCGTTGCGGTTTTCGACGCCGACGGCAAGCCGTTGCTGGAGATCGGCGATACGGCACGCCCCGTGTTCCCGCGCTCGGCGGTCAAAGCGATCCAGGCGCTGCCGCTGGTCGAGAGCGGCGCCGCCGATGCCTATGGCTTCGGCGATCGGGAATTGGCGCTTGCCTGCGCCTCGCATTCCGGCGAACCCGCGCATGTCGAACTGGCGCGCGCGATGCTGGCGAAAGCCGGCCTCGACCGGACCGCGTTGGAGTGCGGCGCGCATTGGCCGTCGAGCCACGACGCGACGGTTGCGCTCGCCCGCGCCGGAGGCTTGCCGAACGCGCTGCACAACAATTGTTCGGGCAAGCATGCGGGCTTCCTCTGCACCTGCGTCCACGCCGGCATCGCCCATCGCGGCTATGTCAAATCAGGCCATGCCTCGCAAGAGATGGTGCGCGACGCGATGCAAGCGGTGACGGGTGCCGTCCATGACGCCGGTCATTGCGGCACCGACGGCTGCTCGATCCCAACCTATGCCGTGCCGCTGCGCAGCTTCGCGCTCGGCTTTGCCCGCATGGCGACCGGCGTCGGTTTTGAGCCCGTGCGCGCCAAGGCCGCGAAGCGGCTGCTTTCCGCCTGCATGGCCGAGCCCTTTTTTGTCGCCGGCACTGGCCGAACCGATGTCGCGCTGATGGAGGCCGCGCCCGGCCGGATTTTTGTCAAGGGGGGAGCTGAAGGCGTCTATTGCGCCGCACTTCCGGAGCTTGGCCTCGGCATTGCGCTGAAATGCGATGACGGCGCCGGCCGCGCGGCCGAATCCATGGTTGCCGCGGTCATTGCCAAGCTGCTGCATGCGGACGAGGTCCTGGCCGCGAAGCTGCTCGAACTGGCAAACGCGCCCATCGAAAGCCGGATCGGCACCAAGGTCGGCGCTGTCAGGCCCACTGCCGCACTGGGTTGA
- a CDS encoding TIGR03808 family TAT-translocated repetitive protein, with amino-acid sequence MLNRRNLLTQTAGFAVMGLSLGKAAAASLPGVENASMRGSINAADLGVQPGALDDQSKAFARLLRDANDRDMPVFLPPGTYIVSNLSLPKRIRLSGVPGASRIVYGGNGHLLMAEQAEHIEFTGLVFDGTNRWMGDYAQGLLDLRRVNHLVIDNCQITGSGKSGLALEHASGRIERSEISGAADAGIYSVEAAGLEISGNTVSDCANGGILVHRWQAAEDGTIVSGNRVERIQARNGGTGQNGSGINAFRAGNVIISGNIVADCAFSAIRANSASNLHVTGNTCSRSGETALYCEFSFEGAVVGNNIVDGAANGISIVNFNEGGRMGVCSGNIVRNLSTSGPYPADAPGFGVGISVEADTAVSGNVIENAPLYGMHIGWGPFMRNVVATANIIHKAGTGIAVTVVEGAGTAVISDNVIDGAQNGAIVGHRWAEPVTGDLASSGSAGYAHLTVERNHVS; translated from the coding sequence ATGTTGAACAGACGAAATTTGCTTACGCAAACCGCCGGCTTTGCCGTCATGGGCCTCTCGCTCGGCAAGGCAGCGGCGGCCAGCCTGCCCGGCGTCGAGAATGCCTCGATGCGCGGCTCGATCAACGCTGCCGACCTCGGCGTGCAGCCCGGTGCGCTTGACGACCAAAGCAAAGCCTTCGCCAGGCTGCTGCGCGACGCAAACGACCGCGACATGCCGGTGTTCCTGCCGCCGGGAACCTATATCGTATCCAACCTGTCGCTGCCCAAACGTATCAGACTTTCCGGCGTGCCGGGCGCATCGCGGATCGTCTATGGCGGCAACGGCCATCTGCTCATGGCAGAACAGGCCGAGCATATCGAATTCACCGGACTGGTGTTCGACGGCACCAACCGCTGGATGGGCGACTACGCGCAAGGCCTGCTCGACCTCCGCCGCGTCAACCATCTCGTCATCGACAATTGCCAGATCACCGGCAGCGGCAAGAGTGGGTTGGCGCTCGAGCACGCTTCAGGCCGCATCGAACGCTCGGAAATATCCGGCGCGGCCGACGCCGGCATCTATTCGGTCGAAGCCGCCGGCCTGGAGATATCGGGCAACACGGTGTCCGACTGCGCCAATGGCGGTATCCTCGTGCATCGCTGGCAAGCGGCCGAGGACGGCACCATCGTCAGCGGCAACCGCGTCGAACGCATCCAGGCGCGCAACGGCGGGACCGGCCAGAACGGCAGCGGCATCAATGCGTTCCGCGCCGGCAACGTCATCATCTCGGGCAATATCGTCGCGGACTGCGCGTTTTCGGCGATCCGCGCCAACAGCGCCAGCAATCTGCATGTCACCGGCAACACCTGCTCGCGGTCGGGTGAAACGGCGCTCTATTGCGAATTCTCCTTCGAAGGAGCGGTCGTCGGCAACAACATCGTCGATGGCGCCGCCAATGGCATCTCGATCGTCAATTTCAACGAGGGCGGCCGCATGGGCGTGTGTTCCGGAAACATCGTCCGCAACCTCTCGACGTCAGGCCCCTACCCTGCCGATGCGCCTGGTTTCGGCGTCGGCATCAGCGTCGAGGCGGATACCGCCGTTTCCGGTAACGTCATCGAGAATGCGCCGCTCTACGGCATGCACATCGGCTGGGGGCCGTTCATGCGCAACGTGGTCGCCACCGCAAACATCATCCACAAGGCCGGAACCGGCATCGCCGTCACCGTGGTCGAGGGCGCCGGGACGGCGGTCATCTCCGACAATGTCATCGACGGCGCCCAAAACGGCGCGATCGTCGGCCACCGCTGGGCCGAGCCGGTGACCGGCGACCTCGCCTCGTCAGGCAGTGCCGGCTATGCGCATCTGACCGTCGAGCGCAATCATGTGAGCTGA